From the genome of Cinclus cinclus chromosome 12, bCinCin1.1, whole genome shotgun sequence, one region includes:
- the KBTBD8 gene encoding kelch repeat and BTB domain-containing protein 8 yields MAALGEPSQFSQTLNGVPPSNQVTSGMDPFHACSILQQLKTMYDEGQLTDIVVEVDHGKTFSCHRNVLAAISPYFRSMFTSGLTESTQKEVRIVGVEAESMHLVLNYAYTSRVVLTEANVQALFTAASIFQIPSIQDQCAKYMISHLDPQNSIGVFIFADHYGHQELKDRSQDYIRKKFLSVTKEQEFLQLRKDQLISILNSDDLNVDKEEHVYESIIRWFEHEQNKREVHLPEIFAKCIRMPLLDETFLEKIPPVFAQAMAKSCVQKGQPSANGYTQRLGMTASEMIICFDAAHKHSGKKQTVPCLDSVTGRVFKLCKPPNDLREVGILVSPDNDIYIAGGYRPSSSEVSIDHRAESDFWMYDHSGNRWIPKAPLLRARIGCKLVHCCGKLYAIGGRVYEGDGRNSLKSVECYDSRENCWTAVCPMPVAMEFHSAVEYKDNIYVLQGEFFLCYDPQKDYWGFLTPMTVPRIQGLATVYNDSIYYIAGTCGNHQRMFTVEAYDIEQNKWTRKKDFPCDQSINPYIKLVLLKNKLHLFVRATQVTVEEHVFRTSRKNSLYQYDEVTDQWQKVYETPDRLWDLGRHFECVVAKLYPQCLQKVI; encoded by the exons ATGGCAGCGCTGGGAG AACCAAGTCAGTTTTCACAAACACTGAACGGAGTTCCTCCCTCAAACCAAGTCACCAGTGGAATGGACCCCTTCCATGCTTGTAGTattctccagcagctgaagaCCATGTATGATGAAGGACAGTTGACAGATATTGTGGTGGAAGTGGATCATGGGAAAACATTCTCCTGTCATAGGAATGTTCTTGCTGCAATCAGTCCCTATTTCAG atCGATGTTCACGAGCGGCCTTACCGAGAGTACCCAGAAGGAAGTTCGGATCGTTGGCGTGGAAGCAGAGTCGATGCATTTAGTGTTGAACTATGCATATACCTCCAGAGTAGTGCTGACAGAGGCCAACGTTCAAGCTTTGTTCACTGCAGCCAGTATCTTCCAGATCCCTTCCATACAAGACCAGTGTGCTAAATACATGATCAGTCATTTGGACCCACAGAACTCCATTGGGGTGTTCATCTTTGCTGATCACTATGGCCATCAGGAACTCAAAGACAGGTCACAAGACTACATTCGCAAGAAGTTTCTGAGTGTCACCAAAGAGCAAGAGTTTCTTCAGTTGAGAAAAGACCAACTGATAAGTATCCTCAACAGTGATGATTTAAATGTAGATAAAGAAGAACATGTTTATGAGAGCATTATAAGGTGGTTTGAGCATGAACAAAATAAGAGAGAAGTGCACCTTCCAGAAATATTTGCCAAATGCATCCGAATGCCTCTGTTGGATGAGACATTTTTAGAGAAAATCCCTCCCGTGTTTGCACAGGCGATGGCCAAAAGCTGTGTACAAAAGGGACAGCCCAGTGCCAACGGCTACACACAACGGCTTGGAATGACCGCTTCCGAAATGATCATATGCTTTGATGCTGCCCACAAACACTCAGGAAAGAAGCAAACAGTGCCTTGTTTAGATTCGGTCACAGGGAGAGTGTTTAAACTATGCAAGCCACCAAATGACTTGAGGGAGGTCGGAATTCTCGTGTCTCCTGATAACGATATTTACATTGCGGGTGGTTACAGGCCGAGCAGCAGCGAGGTCTCCATCGACCACCGAGCAGAGAGTGATTTTTGGATGTATGATCACTCTGGCAATAGGTGGATTCCCAAGGCTCCTTTGCTGCGGGCCAGAATAGGCTGCAAGTTGGTTCACTGCTGTGGGAAGCTGTATGCCATCGGGGGGAGAGTTTATGAAGGAGATGGGCGGAACTCCCTCAAGTCTGTGGAGTGCTATGACAGCCGGGAGAACTGCTGGACAGCTGTGTGTCCCATGCCAGTAGCTATGGAGTTCCACAGTGCTGTGGAGTATAAGGATAACATCTATGTTTTACAGG GGGAGTTTTTCCTTTGCTACGATCCTCAGAAGGATTACTGGGGATTTCTGACCCCAATGACTGTGCCTAGAATCCAAGGCTTGGCGACAGTGTACAACGACTCCATCTACTACATAGCAGGCACCTGTGGGAACCATCAGCGCATGTTCACCGTCGAGGCCTACGACATCGAGCAGAACAAGTGGACTCGAAAAAAAGACTTCCCGTGTGACCAGTCCATCAATCCGTACATTAAACTTGTTCTCCTCAAAAACAAACTCCATCTCTTTGTCAGAGCTACTCAAGTCACTGTTGAAGAACACGTTTTCAGAACCAGCAGGAAGAATTCACTCTACCAGTACGATGAGGTCACTGACCAATGGCAGAAAGTCTATGAGACTCCAGACAGGCTCTGGGATTTAGGCCGGCATTTTGAATGTGTTGTTGCTAAATTGTATCCGCAGTGTCTTCAGAaagttatttaa